The following are from one region of the Gossypium hirsutum isolate 1008001.06 chromosome D03, Gossypium_hirsutum_v2.1, whole genome shotgun sequence genome:
- the LOC121215338 gene encoding putative disease resistance protein RGA1: MLDLSEFTLQVLPKWIGYLKHLRFLDLSNCPNIKKLPNSLCELYKLQTLNFHGCGQIEELPKYMRYMVSLNFLSLTTQQQDLGGNGLQHLKSLQLLVIYGCPNLKYLFQEIQELTSPNTLVIAACKNLVSLPLGLENLTALQYLIITDCEQLDLSRTQGFQEKIEKVEEDGFSLLSLGIVNLPKLGALPQWLLRGSANTLKNLTIADCVNLTTSVEWHNLTSLEKLAIIHCPQLLSLPNNMQRLKQLKIEYCPLLSQRCQQGTGMDWLNIAHASFIVLDGNAISANDN; encoded by the coding sequence ATGCTTGATCTTTCTGAGTTTACTCTCCAAGTATTGCCTAAATGGATTGGTTATTTGAAGCATTTAAGGTTTCTCGACCTTTCTAACTGTCCCAACATCAAGAAACTTCCCAACTCCCTTTGTGAGTTGTACAAATTACAAACTTTGAATTTTCATGGTTGTGGCCAAATTGAAGAGCTGCCTAAGTATATGAGGTACATGGTCAGTctcaattttttatcattaacCACACAACAACAGGATCTTGGTGGTAATGGTTTACAACACTTGAAATCACTTCAACTTTTAGTTATTTATGGCTGTCCCAATCTGAAATATTTGTTTCAAGAGATTCAGGAACTCACATCCCCGAATACACTGGTTATTGCTGCTTGCAAAAACTTGGTATCATTGCCACTTGGTTTGGAAAATCTAACTGCATTACAATATCTAATTATTACGGATTGCGAACAGCTTGATTTGAGTAGGACACAAGGATTCcaagagaaaatagaaaaagtagAAGAAGATGGTTTCAGCCTTCTATCATTGGGCATTGTAAACTTACCTAAGCTGGGGGCTTTACCCCAATGGCTTCTACGAGGGTCCGCAAACACCTTAAAGAATCTAACCATTGCAGACTGTGTAAACCTCACAACTTCAGTAGAGTGGCACAATCTCACATCACTTGAAAAACTTGCCATCATCCACTGCCCACAACTGTTAAGTTTGCCAAATAACATGCAACGCCTCAAGCAATTGAAGATTGAATATTGTCCTCTTTTAAGTCAAAGATGCCAACAAGGAACCGGTATGGATTGGCTCAACATTGCTCATGCCTCTTTTATTGTTTTGGATGGCAATGCAATTTCAGCTAATGATAATTGA